From Quadrisphaera sp. RL12-1S:
TCTCGTCATGCGCACCCACACCTCGCCGGTGCAGGCTCGCTCCCTGCTGGAGCGCGGGGCGCCGCTGTACGTGGTGTGCCCGGGCCGCACGTTCCGCACGGACGAGCTCGACGCCACCCACACCCCCGTCTTCAACCAGGTCGAGGGCATCGCCGTGGACGAGGGCCTGACCATGGCCCACCTGCGCGGCACCCTGGACCGCCTGGCGACGGCGCTGCTGGGCCCGAGCGCCCGCACGCGCCTGCGCCCGTCCTTCTTCCCCTTCACGGAGCCGTCCGCGGAGCTCGACGTGTGGTTCGAGCGTCCCGACGGCTCGGGCAGCGGGTGGCTCGAGCTCGGAGGCTGCGGCATGGTCAACCCGAACGTCCTGCGCGCCTGCGGGGTCGACCCGGAGCGCTACAGCGGCTTCGCGTTCGGCATGGGCATCGAGCGGATCCTGCAGATCCGCAACGGCGTCGCCGACATGCGCGACATGGTCGAGGGCGACGTGCGCTTCTCGCGCGCCTTCGGCACCGGCCTCGGGACGGCCCTCTGATGCGCGCGCCCCTGAGCTGGATCCGCCAGTGGGTCGACCTCCCCGCGGACGCCACCGGCGAGCAGGTCGCCGCCGCGCTGGTGCGCGT
This genomic window contains:
- the pheS gene encoding phenylalanine--tRNA ligase subunit alpha, whose protein sequence is MPELENDPLSEGRVESAVADALAALAAAPDLDALKEVRLAHAGDRSPLALANRAMADVPPADRAVVGKRIGGARGRVRAALEARTAELEAERDARVLVEETVDLTVPVQRTRAGARHPLALVAERVEDVFTAMGYEVAEGPEVEAEWFNFDALNFGVDHPARQMQDTFFVDPPSSGLVMRTHTSPVQARSLLERGAPLYVVCPGRTFRTDELDATHTPVFNQVEGIAVDEGLTMAHLRGTLDRLATALLGPSARTRLRPSFFPFTEPSAELDVWFERPDGSGSGWLELGGCGMVNPNVLRACGVDPERYSGFAFGMGIERILQIRNGVADMRDMVEGDVRFSRAFGTGLGTAL